From a single Paenibacillus sp. FSL W8-0426 genomic region:
- a CDS encoding winged helix-turn-helix domain-containing protein, translating into MNPQIEILYAPALEFIASLHTYICRKSHKKIDLSASWAKDVQERLPTGLASALNELKVDDDWNWMLLLAFLYVDASENGSISDPRHQNDPESFIRWFDMIGTDRLTELFLRYSYPYPEDVQAFHSAMTQVLQGWNEHYFASTDSRIHPALLKEMTARREQLNFLPPDEVLDDATNGIMFRPREGLRRIVLVPQFHFQPLNIILQLDDTLVCHYAARLYFGNEEYMSTHELRVIRSLGEKNRLRILRFLHQGPRSFIEIVRHLGLSKGITHDHISKLRGAGLIYSHFEGENLIEYSIRRRALDKLIPSVHEYIERD; encoded by the coding sequence TTGAACCCTCAAATCGAGATATTATACGCACCGGCTTTGGAATTTATCGCCAGCTTGCATACGTATATCTGCCGAAAATCACATAAAAAAATCGATCTGTCCGCATCATGGGCCAAAGACGTTCAGGAACGACTGCCGACAGGACTGGCATCCGCTCTGAACGAGCTTAAGGTAGACGACGATTGGAACTGGATGCTGCTGCTTGCCTTTCTGTACGTGGACGCTTCAGAGAACGGATCAATTTCCGATCCACGTCATCAGAATGACCCTGAATCGTTTATTCGGTGGTTCGACATGATAGGAACCGACAGGTTAACGGAGCTGTTCCTGCGCTACAGCTACCCCTACCCGGAAGATGTGCAAGCCTTTCACTCCGCGATGACCCAAGTGTTGCAAGGCTGGAACGAACATTATTTCGCCTCTACCGATTCGCGGATCCATCCGGCCTTGCTGAAGGAAATGACCGCACGTCGGGAACAGCTGAATTTTCTCCCCCCCGATGAAGTGCTCGACGATGCAACCAATGGCATCATGTTCCGTCCACGGGAAGGATTGAGACGCATCGTACTGGTGCCACAGTTTCACTTTCAGCCTTTGAACATCATTCTGCAGTTGGACGATACCTTGGTATGCCATTATGCTGCACGCCTGTATTTCGGCAACGAAGAATATATGTCCACCCACGAACTTCGCGTCATCCGAAGCCTCGGCGAGAAAAATCGTCTCAGAATTTTACGTTTCCTGCATCAGGGGCCTCGAAGTTTCATCGAGATCGTTCGCCATTTGGGTCTTTCCAAAGGAATTACGCATGACCATATCTCCAAGCTTCGCGGAGCAGGGCTGATTTACTCCCACTTCGAGGGAGAGAACCTGATCGAGTATTCCATTCGTCGACGCGCGCTGGACAAGCTGATTCCCAGTGTTCACGAATACATCGAACGCGATTGA
- a CDS encoding rhamnogalacturonan lyase, with protein sequence MELLDRGVVAVKTGQGVFVSWRLFGNEGSNVSFNVYRDGKKVNTSPITNSTNLQDANGTSSSTYTVRAVVGGAEQAASAPVGVWGNNYLSVPLNVPAGGTTPDGVAYTYSANDASAGDLDGDGEYELIVKWDPSNSKDNSQSGYTGEVFIDAYKLNGTHLWRISLGKNIRAGAHYTQFMVYDLDGDGKAEVAMKTADGTKDGAGRVIGDAGKDYRNSNGYVLSGPEYLTVFNGETGAALSTVNYDPPRGNVSDWGDNYGNRVDRFLAAIAYLDGERPSLVMARGYYTRTVLVAYNWRDGRLTKQWTFDSKASGNSGYAGQGNHNLSVADVDGDGKDEIVYGAMAVDHNGAGLYTTGLKHGDAMHLSDLDPDRPGLEVFQVHETPSNAGVEFRDAGTGQLIWGVPTTRDVGRGMAADIDPRYRGVEVWADGALYTAQGQKIGTKLPSSTNFGIWWDGDLLRELLDSNRIDKWDYANSQTVNLLTASGVSSNNGTKSTPNLQADLLGDWREEVVWRTNDSSALRIYTTTDVTDKRIYTLMHDPVYRLGVAWQNVAYNQPPHTGFYLGDGMSAPPMPYIRFAGQ encoded by the coding sequence ATGGAGCTGCTGGATCGCGGCGTCGTGGCCGTTAAAACGGGCCAAGGCGTCTTTGTCAGCTGGAGGCTTTTCGGCAATGAAGGTTCTAATGTGTCGTTCAACGTGTACCGGGACGGGAAGAAGGTGAACACATCCCCGATTACGAACAGCACCAATCTCCAGGATGCAAACGGGACAAGCAGTTCCACATACACGGTCCGGGCCGTCGTTGGAGGTGCAGAGCAGGCGGCATCGGCCCCTGTGGGTGTATGGGGGAACAATTATTTGTCCGTCCCGCTCAATGTGCCGGCAGGAGGCACGACGCCGGACGGGGTTGCTTATACGTACAGCGCCAACGATGCAAGCGCGGGCGATCTGGATGGGGACGGCGAGTACGAACTGATCGTCAAGTGGGACCCGTCCAATTCGAAGGACAACTCCCAGAGCGGATACACCGGAGAGGTGTTCATCGATGCGTACAAGCTGAACGGAACGCATTTGTGGCGCATCAGCCTGGGCAAAAACATTCGTGCAGGCGCCCATTATACCCAATTCATGGTCTATGATCTGGACGGAGACGGCAAGGCCGAGGTGGCGATGAAAACCGCCGATGGCACGAAAGACGGGGCCGGCAGGGTCATCGGCGATGCGGGCAAGGATTATCGCAATTCGAATGGCTACGTGCTGTCCGGACCGGAGTACCTGACCGTGTTCAACGGGGAGACGGGCGCGGCCCTGTCCACCGTGAATTATGATCCTCCGCGCGGGAACGTTTCCGACTGGGGAGACAATTACGGCAACCGGGTGGATCGTTTCCTGGCGGCGATCGCGTATTTGGACGGAGAGCGGCCAAGCCTGGTCATGGCACGCGGATATTACACCCGTACGGTACTTGTCGCGTACAATTGGCGGGATGGACGATTGACCAAACAATGGACCTTCGATTCCAAAGCTTCAGGCAACTCGGGTTATGCGGGACAAGGCAACCATAATTTGAGCGTCGCCGACGTGGATGGAGACGGCAAGGACGAGATCGTTTACGGCGCCATGGCGGTCGATCATAACGGAGCCGGGTTGTATACGACAGGGCTGAAACACGGGGATGCGATGCATTTGAGCGATCTTGACCCGGATCGGCCGGGACTGGAGGTATTCCAGGTGCACGAAACCCCGTCCAACGCGGGTGTGGAGTTCCGTGACGCAGGGACAGGGCAGTTGATCTGGGGGGTTCCCACAACGAGGGATGTTGGCAGGGGGATGGCTGCAGATATTGACCCGAGATATCGCGGGGTGGAAGTATGGGCAGACGGCGCGCTTTATACGGCTCAAGGCCAGAAGATCGGGACAAAGCTGCCTTCATCCACGAATTTCGGAATTTGGTGGGACGGCGACTTACTGCGGGAGCTGCTGGATAGCAACCGGATTGACAAATGGGACTATGCCAACAGCCAAACGGTTAATTTGTTGACTGCGTCGGGGGTTTCCTCCAACAATGGCACGAAGTCCACGCCGAACCTGCAGGCGGACCTGCTGGGGGATTGGAGGGAGGAAGTGGTCTGGCGCACGAATGACAGCTCGGCGCTGCGCATCTATACGACAACGGATGTTACGGACAAGCGCATTTATACGCTGATGCACGATCCGGTCTACCGGCTGGGCGTGGCCTGGCAAAACGTCGCCTACAACCAGCCGCCGCATACCGGATTTTATCTGGGAGATGGCATGAGTGCCCCTCCGATGCCTTATATCCGGTTTGCCGGGCAGTGA
- a CDS encoding sulfate ABC transporter substrate-binding protein — protein sequence MKKGVRRSILVGLALVLTGVLAACGSGSGSGGSSAAESSGEQGSGSGKAKAVELLNVSYDPTRELYEQFNKAFAAHWLQEKGQEVTIKQSHGGSGKQSRSVIDGLDADVVTLALGYDIDAIEDKGLINAGWQDKYEHNSSPYTSTIVFLVRKGNPKGIKDWDDLIKDGVEVITPNPKTSGGARWNYLAAWGYALKQNNNDEEKAKAFVAELFKHAPVLDSGARGATTTFVERGIGDVLLAWENEAFLSVKELGPDKFDIVVPSISILAEPPVAIVDKNADKKGTREVADAYLKYLYSEEGQTIAAENYYRPTLDSVKEKFKDQFPELELFTLKDVFGTWRDTQAKHFNDGGIFDQIYVPGS from the coding sequence ATGAAAAAGGGAGTTCGGAGAAGCATTTTGGTTGGTCTTGCTTTGGTGTTGACGGGGGTGCTGGCTGCATGCGGATCAGGCAGCGGAAGCGGCGGATCAAGTGCTGCGGAAAGTTCGGGAGAACAGGGGAGCGGTTCCGGGAAAGCCAAGGCAGTGGAGCTGCTGAACGTATCCTATGATCCGACCAGGGAACTGTACGAACAGTTCAACAAGGCATTTGCGGCGCATTGGCTGCAAGAGAAAGGTCAGGAAGTGACCATCAAGCAGTCCCACGGAGGTTCGGGCAAACAGAGCCGCTCCGTCATCGACGGGCTTGATGCAGACGTGGTGACGCTCGCGCTCGGTTACGATATTGATGCGATCGAGGACAAAGGGCTGATCAATGCGGGCTGGCAGGACAAATACGAGCACAACAGCTCTCCATATACGTCCACCATCGTGTTTCTGGTGCGCAAAGGCAACCCGAAAGGGATCAAGGATTGGGATGACCTGATCAAGGATGGCGTCGAGGTCATTACGCCGAATCCGAAGACGTCCGGCGGAGCGCGCTGGAACTACCTTGCAGCTTGGGGTTATGCGCTGAAGCAGAACAACAATGATGAGGAAAAGGCGAAAGCGTTCGTGGCAGAGTTGTTCAAACACGCACCGGTGCTCGATTCCGGAGCGCGCGGGGCAACGACGACATTTGTGGAGCGCGGCATTGGCGACGTGCTTCTGGCTTGGGAGAATGAAGCCTTCCTCTCCGTCAAGGAACTGGGACCGGACAAATTCGATATCGTGGTGCCTTCAATCAGTATCCTGGCTGAACCGCCGGTCGCGATCGTTGACAAAAATGCGGACAAAAAAGGGACTCGCGAAGTCGCGGACGCCTATTTGAAATACCTCTATAGCGAAGAGGGGCAGACGATCGCGGCCGAAAACTATTACCGTCCGACGCTGGACAGCGTAAAAGAAAAGTTCAAGGATCAATTTCCGGAGCTGGAACTGTTCACATTGAAGGATGTATTCGGCACATGGCGGGATACGCAGGCCAAACATTTCAACGATGGGGGCATCTTCGACCAGATCTACGTTCCGGGGAGCTAA
- the cysT gene encoding sulfate ABC transporter permease subunit CysT, protein MSKVMAARRRTLPGFGLTMGYSVFYLSLVVLIPLAALLFNSTGLTWSTLVENATNPRVLASFKVSFLTAGAAALIDLFLGLLLAWVLVRYEFPGKRLFDAVIDLPFALPTAVAGVALTALYAGNGWIGQFFEPLGIKLAYSQAGITLALMFIGIPFVVRTVQPVLEELEAEVEEAAATLGAGRWRIFRAILLPDLVPPLLTGFALAFARGIGEYGSVVFISGNMPMKTEIAPLLIMAKLEQFDYAGATAVALLLLLVSFVLLLVINSLQRWSRKAGRA, encoded by the coding sequence ATGAGCAAGGTAATGGCAGCCCGGCGACGCACGTTGCCGGGGTTTGGGCTGACGATGGGGTATAGCGTGTTCTATCTGAGCCTGGTTGTTCTCATTCCGCTGGCGGCCTTGCTGTTCAATTCGACCGGATTGACCTGGTCAACGCTTGTGGAGAACGCGACCAATCCCCGGGTGCTCGCTTCGTTCAAAGTCAGCTTTCTGACGGCCGGCGCGGCAGCCTTGATCGATCTGTTCCTGGGGTTGCTGCTGGCCTGGGTGTTGGTTCGTTACGAGTTTCCCGGCAAGCGGCTGTTCGATGCCGTGATTGATCTGCCGTTCGCCCTGCCGACGGCAGTGGCCGGCGTTGCGCTTACGGCGCTGTATGCGGGGAATGGCTGGATAGGCCAGTTCTTCGAGCCGCTCGGCATCAAACTGGCCTATTCCCAGGCCGGTATTACGCTGGCCTTGATGTTTATCGGCATCCCGTTCGTGGTGCGCACGGTCCAGCCGGTGCTGGAGGAACTGGAGGCCGAGGTGGAGGAAGCCGCAGCGACGCTCGGTGCGGGACGCTGGCGCATATTTCGGGCCATCTTGCTGCCGGACCTCGTGCCGCCGCTGCTGACCGGCTTTGCGTTAGCGTTTGCCCGGGGAATCGGGGAATACGGGTCGGTCGTATTCATTTCGGGCAACATGCCGATGAAGACGGAAATTGCGCCGCTCTTGATCATGGCAAAGCTGGAACAGTTCGACTATGCGGGAGCGACGGCGGTTGCGCTGTTATTGTTGCTCGTTTCCTTCGTCCTGCTGCTCGTCATCAATTCGCTGCAGCGCTGGAGCCGCAAGGCGGGCAGGGCTTAG
- the cysW gene encoding sulfate ABC transporter permease subunit CysW: MAGSVPLTPLRPAGKQSGTNRATSEAPWVKWLLIGLATLVLLWLLVLPLVIVLMEALKQGWGVYIAALTEPDALSALKLTLLVAAITVPLNTIFGVAAAWVITKFQFRGKGLLITLIDLPFSISPVVGGLIFVLVFGSNGWFGPWLEQHDIKIIFALPGIVIATLFITFPFVARELIPLMEDQGTREEEAAVTLGASGWRIFWSVTLPNIKWGLLYGIILCNARAMGEFGAVSVVSGHIRGQTNTLPLHVEILYNEYQFSASFAVASLLLILALATLLLKSWLGHKAAHAK, from the coding sequence ATGGCTGGTTCCGTACCATTAACTCCGCTGCGGCCGGCGGGAAAGCAATCCGGGACGAACAGGGCGACGTCCGAAGCGCCCTGGGTGAAATGGCTGCTCATCGGACTGGCAACGCTTGTGCTGCTGTGGCTGCTAGTGCTGCCGCTCGTCATCGTGCTGATGGAGGCTTTGAAGCAAGGCTGGGGGGTCTACATTGCCGCGCTTACGGAGCCGGATGCCTTGTCCGCCTTGAAGCTTACCCTGCTCGTGGCGGCCATTACGGTGCCGCTTAACACGATTTTCGGGGTAGCGGCGGCATGGGTGATCACCAAATTTCAATTTCGGGGAAAAGGGCTGCTGATCACCTTGATCGACCTGCCGTTTTCGATATCTCCCGTTGTGGGCGGTTTGATCTTTGTGCTCGTCTTCGGCTCGAACGGCTGGTTCGGCCCGTGGCTGGAGCAGCATGACATCAAAATCATATTCGCCCTGCCCGGCATCGTGATCGCTACGCTGTTCATCACGTTTCCGTTTGTGGCGAGAGAGCTGATTCCCTTAATGGAAGATCAGGGCACGCGGGAGGAAGAGGCTGCAGTTACGCTGGGTGCATCCGGCTGGCGCATTTTTTGGAGCGTGACCTTGCCCAACATCAAGTGGGGTTTGCTGTACGGCATCATACTGTGCAATGCCAGGGCGATGGGCGAATTTGGCGCGGTATCGGTCGTGTCGGGACATATTCGCGGTCAGACGAACACGCTGCCGCTGCATGTCGAGATTCTGTACAACGAGTATCAGTTCTCGGCTTCGTTCGCGGTTGCTTCTTTGCTGCTGATATTGGCGCTGGCCACGCTGCTGCTCAAAAGCTGGTTAGGGCACAAGGCTGCACATGCCAAGTAA
- a CDS encoding YezD family protein: protein MAKPLKVDEVWLDRIAGQLNDMEFGSLHIVVHEGQIVQMERTERKRFENVSSGSASKSGSTARSSSARALRSPKAGTKG from the coding sequence ATGGCTAAGCCGTTAAAAGTGGATGAGGTATGGCTGGACCGCATTGCCGGACAATTGAACGACATGGAGTTTGGCTCGCTGCATATCGTTGTGCATGAAGGCCAGATCGTGCAGATGGAACGGACGGAACGCAAGCGTTTTGAAAATGTGTCTTCAGGCAGCGCCTCCAAATCCGGGAGCACTGCGAGAAGCAGCTCTGCCCGTGCTCTTCGGAGCCCCAAGGCAGGCACGAAGGGATAA
- a CDS encoding GNAT family N-acetyltransferase, producing MDAIHIVHTPPKAEEYLALRKRAGLSAMSREGAEAGLPNSLFAVCLRRGEELVGMGRVIGDGGCFFQVVDIAVHPDSQGQGYGKRIMSEIMDYLRRHVPPRGLVSLLADVPADRLYAQFGFTYTSPKSEGMWWRQEE from the coding sequence ATGGACGCCATTCATATTGTACATACGCCTCCGAAGGCAGAAGAGTATCTTGCGTTACGCAAACGGGCAGGCCTTAGCGCCATGAGCAGAGAAGGAGCCGAAGCAGGTTTGCCAAACTCGCTGTTTGCCGTATGCTTGCGCCGTGGCGAGGAGCTTGTCGGCATGGGCCGGGTGATCGGCGATGGAGGGTGCTTTTTTCAGGTGGTGGACATCGCGGTACATCCGGATTCGCAGGGGCAAGGATACGGCAAACGGATCATGAGCGAGATTATGGACTATTTGCGGCGTCATGTTCCGCCTCGCGGCCTTGTCAGTCTGCTGGCCGATGTTCCGGCCGATCGGCTGTATGCCCAGTTTGGCTTCACGTATACCAGTCCGAAATCCGAAGGTATGTGGTGGAGACAAGAAGAGTAG
- a CDS encoding NAD(P)H-binding protein, producing MKVALFGATGTIGKTILWELMDRGHEVTAIVRDPSKVEMVHERLRVEQGDLLNPDQIADYTAGQDAVVSAYGPKFGEEEELLEVTRSLLEGVRRGKAGRLVIVGGAGSLLTDSGEMLMDTPGFPEEVRTLAKAHLDAYGLIEESDIAWTYLSPAATITSGRRTGQFRIGLNRMITDDLGESTISVGDFAAALVDELDDPNFIQTRFTVAY from the coding sequence ATGAAAGTTGCGCTGTTTGGAGCTACGGGAACGATTGGGAAAACGATATTATGGGAGTTGATGGACCGCGGGCATGAAGTGACGGCCATCGTGCGCGACCCATCCAAAGTGGAAATGGTGCATGAACGTTTACGCGTGGAGCAGGGCGATCTGCTTAATCCGGATCAGATTGCCGATTATACGGCAGGTCAGGATGCTGTTGTGAGCGCCTACGGGCCTAAGTTTGGCGAAGAGGAAGAACTGCTCGAAGTCACACGTTCGCTGCTGGAAGGCGTTCGCCGGGGCAAAGCGGGCCGTTTGGTCATCGTTGGCGGCGCAGGAAGCCTGCTGACGGATTCCGGTGAAATGCTGATGGACACGCCCGGATTTCCGGAGGAAGTCAGAACGCTTGCCAAAGCTCATCTGGACGCCTACGGATTAATCGAAGAGTCGGACATTGCCTGGACTTATCTGAGTCCTGCGGCAACGATTACTTCGGGCAGACGTACGGGTCAATTCAGGATTGGCCTGAATCGCATGATTACGGATGATCTGGGCGAGAGTACGATTTCCGTTGGAGATTTTGCGGCAGCGCTGGTGGATGAACTGGACGATCCGAATTTTATCCAGACGCGGTTTACGGTTGCTTATTAA
- a CDS encoding NAD(P)H-hydrate dehydratase — translation MYIVTSEQMRAVDEHTIRELGIPALSLMENAGRAIAEEVIRLCRQQEAGVGECPEPPRGADRQAGRVHGGPPGLPGFIAADPALVMKRPRDQHWYMLIGKGNNGGDGLVAARHLVEAGLGVTLVYADAPEALRGEAAVQRDAAAKLGIPALVHGREAVDFSRCTGIVDALLGTGSRGAPRGSYAALIEAANGSGKPVVAADIPSGLDADTGEVHTPCIQARVTVCLALLKRGLAQYPGASAAGRIVVRSIGIPARLAPEHGASVRLLTEEMLRDDLGVDTGRVRVPDGHKGTYGHVLLAAGSLPMSGAGLLAAKAALRAGCGLATWALPAALLPHVVGSVPEVMLAAAAEGPGGEWNAASADAVLRLAESRDVLATGPGLGRFAGDTGWLRSLWQGTDRPLVIDADGLNMLADAGPDGPRVWGKRRAAVVLTPHPGEMARLLRLPTAEVQRDRIGYAARYAREQGVTLVLKGARTVIAMPTGEAYVNTTGHAGMATAGAGDVLTGIIAGLLAQGLGAEQAAAWGVYLHGLAGERAAQHRGDPSAVLAGDIVEAL, via the coding sequence TTGTATATCGTAACGTCTGAACAGATGAGGGCGGTGGACGAACATACCATCCGCGAGCTCGGCATTCCGGCTCTCAGTCTTATGGAGAATGCGGGACGTGCCATTGCCGAGGAAGTAATCCGGCTATGCCGGCAGCAGGAGGCGGGCGTAGGCGAATGCCCGGAGCCGCCGCGTGGGGCGGATCGCCAGGCAGGCCGCGTGCATGGCGGTCCGCCGGGGCTTCCCGGCTTCATCGCCGCCGACCCGGCGCTCGTGATGAAGCGGCCCCGCGATCAGCATTGGTACATGCTGATCGGCAAGGGCAACAATGGCGGCGACGGGCTTGTGGCGGCGCGCCATTTGGTGGAGGCGGGGCTCGGCGTCACGCTGGTGTACGCCGATGCCCCGGAGGCACTGCGGGGCGAAGCCGCAGTGCAGCGGGATGCCGCCGCGAAGCTCGGAATCCCTGCTTTGGTCCACGGGCGCGAAGCCGTGGACTTCAGCCGGTGCACGGGCATCGTGGATGCGCTGCTCGGCACCGGCTCGCGGGGAGCGCCGCGAGGGTCTTACGCGGCGCTGATCGAGGCAGCGAATGGCAGCGGCAAGCCCGTTGTGGCGGCAGATATTCCGAGCGGGCTGGATGCGGACACGGGTGAGGTGCATACGCCATGCATTCAAGCCAGGGTCACGGTATGCCTTGCGCTCTTGAAACGCGGGCTGGCGCAGTATCCGGGTGCTTCTGCCGCCGGGCGCATCGTGGTGCGTTCCATCGGTATTCCCGCGCGGCTGGCCCCGGAACACGGAGCCTCTGTACGCTTGTTGACGGAAGAGATGCTGCGCGATGATCTCGGCGTGGATACTGGCCGTGTGCGCGTTCCCGACGGGCACAAGGGCACCTACGGCCACGTGCTGCTGGCTGCAGGCAGCCTGCCGATGAGCGGCGCGGGCCTGCTCGCGGCAAAGGCCGCGCTGCGCGCCGGCTGCGGCCTCGCCACGTGGGCGCTGCCCGCGGCACTGCTGCCGCACGTCGTCGGCAGCGTGCCCGAGGTCATGCTCGCCGCCGCAGCCGAAGGCCCCGGCGGCGAATGGAACGCGGCTTCCGCGGACGCCGTGCTGCGTCTCGCGGAGAGCCGCGACGTGCTCGCGACCGGCCCCGGCCTCGGTCGCTTCGCGGGGGACACAGGCTGGCTGCGCAGCCTGTGGCAGGGCACGGATCGTCCGCTCGTCATCGACGCGGACGGCCTCAACATGCTGGCAGACGCCGGCCCGGACGGGCCCCGCGTCTGGGGCAAGCGCCGTGCGGCGGTCGTGCTGACGCCGCACCCGGGCGAGATGGCGCGGCTGCTGCGCCTGCCGACCGCCGAGGTGCAGCGTGACCGCATCGGATACGCTGCGAGGTACGCCCGCGAGCAGGGCGTGACCCTGGTGCTCAAGGGAGCACGCACGGTCATTGCCATGCCTACCGGCGAGGCGTACGTCAACACCACCGGACATGCCGGCATGGCAACCGCCGGCGCCGGAGACGTCCTGACCGGCATCATCGCCGGTCTGCTGGCTCAAGGGCTGGGCGCGGAGCAAGCCGCTGCCTGGGGCGTGTATTTGCACGGCCTTGCCGGGGAACGCGCCGCGCAGCACCGGGGCGATCCGTCTGCCGTGCTCGCAGGCGACATCGTCGAGGCCCTGTGA
- a CDS encoding methyl-accepting chemotaxis protein has protein sequence MKLQGKLIGYALFSMLASLVLVAYIIFQLLGMNAGNQNLVPAMLKVSELDANQLQTAQALDVYSTSMSAANQDAVLRLLDEGKQLADQLAAELLQTEEQMRLIGTIQEKLTALGEGATQAMNAQDSTEAKRYSSRVKGIQNDIYMLDEFTRERYEQFTAQLDKDIDDTWKIALAGGIFLIITVTLFNFFTSRRLAGRMRVLKDAAGRIAQGDLSVQLAATRGKDELDELSASFRVMIDSIRSMVESIGAAGNRVDAMAQDIDRGNDTMLAIVQQVTRTTEELSIGSQKIAEDLAETVMIVEQMQHTFDNSLQSTSQSAEYGNEVLSTVSDGRAFMQEQLKLSEVNQKAMAEVEQTFRELEDSAARIETMTGYVSDIASQTTLLSLNASIEAARAGEAGRGFAVVASEVKKLAEQSEQSVQHIYAAVTEISTAMDNVKRSVLNSIGLVAQQEQAARQTGQSFSTIEGSAERISAQIKQLAAEMQQSHEWSSRVHQAIENISAITQQSAASSEEITASAAEQQRSFEEAADKVKTLRDISAEMHRELARFKM, from the coding sequence ATGAAGCTTCAAGGCAAGCTGATCGGTTATGCGTTATTTTCAATGCTGGCATCCCTCGTATTGGTGGCCTACATCATATTCCAACTGCTCGGCATGAATGCCGGCAATCAAAATCTGGTGCCTGCCATGCTTAAAGTTTCCGAGCTGGATGCCAACCAGCTGCAGACGGCGCAGGCGCTGGACGTTTACTCCACCTCCATGTCGGCAGCCAATCAGGACGCTGTGCTGCGTTTGCTGGACGAAGGAAAACAGCTGGCGGACCAGCTCGCGGCAGAGCTGCTGCAAACGGAGGAGCAGATGCGCCTGATCGGAACCATTCAGGAGAAGCTGACCGCGCTGGGCGAGGGCGCAACTCAAGCCATGAATGCCCAGGACAGCACGGAAGCCAAACGTTACAGCTCAAGGGTGAAAGGCATCCAGAATGACATTTATATGCTGGATGAGTTCACGCGCGAGCGTTATGAGCAGTTTACTGCCCAACTGGACAAGGATATCGATGATACATGGAAAATCGCGCTGGCAGGGGGAATTTTCCTGATCATCACCGTCACCCTGTTCAACTTCTTCACCTCCCGCCGATTGGCAGGACGCATGCGTGTGCTTAAAGATGCTGCCGGACGGATCGCCCAAGGCGATCTGAGCGTCCAATTGGCGGCGACCCGCGGAAAAGATGAGCTGGATGAGCTTAGCGCCTCCTTCCGGGTCATGATCGACAGCATTCGGAGCATGGTCGAATCGATCGGCGCCGCTGGCAATCGGGTGGATGCGATGGCGCAGGACATTGACCGCGGCAATGACACGATGCTGGCCATCGTGCAGCAGGTGACCCGTACGACGGAGGAACTGTCCATCGGCAGCCAGAAAATCGCCGAGGATCTGGCCGAAACCGTCATGATCGTTGAACAGATGCAGCACACGTTCGACAACAGCCTGCAATCCACCTCGCAATCGGCGGAATACGGGAATGAAGTGTTAAGCACGGTTTCGGACGGCCGAGCATTCATGCAGGAACAGCTCAAACTCAGCGAGGTCAACCAAAAAGCGATGGCGGAAGTCGAGCAGACCTTCCGGGAGCTGGAGGACAGCGCCGCACGGATCGAAACGATGACAGGCTACGTGTCCGACATCGCTTCCCAGACCACGCTGTTGTCGCTGAACGCTTCCATTGAGGCGGCGCGGGCGGGCGAAGCCGGCCGAGGATTCGCCGTGGTGGCGAGCGAAGTCAAAAAATTGGCGGAGCAATCAGAACAGTCCGTGCAGCATATTTATGCGGCCGTGACAGAGATTTCAACCGCCATGGACAACGTGAAACGATCCGTCTTGAACAGCATCGGCCTTGTTGCGCAGCAGGAACAAGCTGCCAGACAAACCGGCCAATCCTTCTCAACAATCGAAGGCAGCGCGGAGCGGATCAGCGCCCAGATCAAGCAGTTGGCCGCGGAGATGCAGCAATCCCATGAATGGAGTTCCCGCGTGCACCAGGCCATCGAAAACATCAGCGCCATCACGCAGCAATCCGCAGCCAGCAGCGAAGAAATTACCGCCTCCGCTGCCGAGCAGCAGCGCTCGTTCGAAGAGGCGGCAGACAAGGTCAAAACGCTCCGCGACATCAGCGCGGAGATGCACCGGGAACTGGCAAGGTTCAAAATGTAA